One Spinacia oleracea cultivar Varoflay chromosome 4, BTI_SOV_V1, whole genome shotgun sequence DNA segment encodes these proteins:
- the LOC110793318 gene encoding metallothionein-like protein 4B: MADVKGSTTAGCNETCGCPSPCPGDQTCRCTTSSGEEMGHNKCSCGEHCGCNPCTCSKTVVKGTGKAFCKCSTGCACSTCAA; this comes from the coding sequence ATGGCAGATGTAAAGGGATCAACAACTGCAGGTTGTAACGAAACATGTGGTTGCCCTTCTCCTTGTCCTGGTGATCAAACTTGCAGGTGCACAACATCATCAGGCGAAGAGATGGGTCACAATAAATGTTCATGCGGGGAGCACTGCGGGTGCAATCCATGCACCTGTAGTAAGACGGTGGTGAAGGGCACAGGAAAGGCCTTCTGCAAGTGCAGCACCGGCTGCGCTTGCTCAACCTGTGCTGCTTGA
- the LOC110793328 gene encoding uncharacterized protein, with product MSEVEASLKPPASHPCYCRNRTIVFETLGKRSLTAEVSGETRLTAARVEEGGGTVSRSVLQAGMLQMIVCCLVGLQSWCCCFCVLLVQLLLCSLLLVCWFAGVSEGVLLLYCVQAVCVVATWCVPRLQLVLFCLFCFGLRFVHPSSRLFSLFRLGFF from the exons ATGTCGGAGGTGGAAGCGTCGTTGAAGCCGCCGGCGTCGCATCCTTGCTACTGTCGCAATCGAACCATCGTTTTCGAAACCCTTGGAAAGAGAAGCTTGACGGCGGAGGTTTCTGGAGAAACTAGATTGACGGCGGCGAGGGTGGAGGAAGGAGGCGGGACGGTTAGTCGGAG TGTTCTGCAGGCTGGTATGTTGCAGATGATTGTCTGCTGTCTGGTTGGTCTGCAGAGTTGGTGTTGCTGCTTCTGTGTCTTGTTGGTGCAGTTGCTTTTGTGTTCGTTGTTGCTGGTCTGTTGGTTTGCTGGCGTGAGTGAGGGCGTGTTGCTGCTCTATTGTGTGCAGGCTGTGTGTGTTGTTGCAACTTGGTGTGTGCCTCGGCTGCAGTTGGtgcttttttgtttgttttgtttcgGGTTGCGGTTTGTGCACCCTAGTTCTCGTTTGTTTTCTTTGTTTCGATTAGGATTTTTCTAG
- the LOC110793327 gene encoding uncharacterized protein, whose protein sequence is MCITVFLWQAHPLYPFLLLLNRDEFHSRPTKPAGWWEGEDIIGGRDEVGGGTWLACSKSGRVAFLTNFRESESNPDAKSRGDLPVRFLKSKKNPSEFADEVIQEFDQYNGFNLIVADICSKTMVYLTNRPKENKPSALQVSPGIHVLTNSSLDSPWPKAQRLHHNFKELMDTYNEGEVQVHEMVEKLMTDTTKADKSSLPGILSPNFEHQLSSIFIDTDSPRGRYGTRSTSVVLVKVDGEVCFHERYLEDNSWKEHAIKYQIE, encoded by the exons ATGTGCATCACTGTATTCCTATGGCAAGCCCACCCACTCTACCCGTTTCTCTTACTCCTCAATCGTGACGAATTCCATTCTAG GCCAACAAAACCAGCAGGGTGGTGGGAAGGAGAAGACATAATTGGCGGAAGAGACGAGGTTGGTGGTGGGACATGGTTGGCTTGTTCCAAAAGTGGAAGGGTCGCATTTCTTACTAATTTTAGAGAGAGTGAATCTAATCCTGATGCCAAGAGTAGAGGTGACTTGCCTGTTCGTTTTCTTAAG AGTAAGAAAAATCCTTCTGAATTTGCCGATGAAGTTATCCAGGAGTTTGATCAGTATAATGGATTTAACTTGATAGTGGCAGATATCTGCTCCAAAACAATGGTATACTTGACCAACAGGCCAAAAGAAAATAAACCATCTGCCTTGCAAGTTTCACCCGGGATTCATGTTTTAACCAACAGCAGTCTAGATTCACCTTGGCCTAAA GCTCAAAGGCTTCACCATAATTTTAAGGAATTAATGGACACATACAATGAAGGTGAAGTACAAGTGCATGAAATGGTAGAAAAGCTGATGACGGACACAACAAAAGCAGACAAAAGCTCACTTCCAGGAATTCTCTCCCCTAATTTCGAGCATCAACTGAGTTCCATTTTCATTGACACTGATTCCCCACGA GGAAGGTATGGCACCAGAAGCACTTCCGTTGTGCTTGTGAAGGTCGATGGAGAGGTCTGCTTCCATGAGCGATACCTCGAGGATAACTCCTGGAAGGAGCACGCGATAAAGTACCAGATAGAGTAA
- the LOC110793320 gene encoding epidermis-specific secreted glycoprotein EP1-like — protein sequence MLKNMSALIYFLTLIPSLCFLISPSISQLSFTPAPVPGSIPFHYINRGNFDVNIGEFESAFRCVGIHSPKFSLCFYTNINILNSFTLGIGMSYPPKWVWSPNRNNPVRDGASLSLGKDGNLVLADDDGRVVWQTNTANNGVIGFKLLDNGNLVLYDANNNFVWQSFDYPSDTLLAGQSLKAGLTNKLVSNASPSSYFEGNYTLEMSPNNVSLYYKSSNNPTPLPYYS from the coding sequence ATGCTTAAGAACATGTCTGCCTTAATTTATTTCCTCACATTAATCCCATCTCTTTGCTTCCTCATTTCGCCATCAATTTCTCAACTATCCTTTACTCCGGCCCCGGTTCCGGGCTCTATACCATTCCACTATATCAATCGAGGTAACTTTGATGTTAACATCGGCGAATTCGAGTCCGCCTTCCGATGTGTAGGAATCCATAGTccaaaattctctttatgcTTTTACACCAACATTAACATCCTAAATTCTTTTACCCTTGGTATAGGCATGAGCTACCCACCTAAATGGGTTTGGTCCCCAAACCGGAACAACCCGGTTCGTGACGGGGCTAGTCTTTCCCTAGGGAAAGACGGCAATCTCGTACTAGCCGATGATGATGGCCGTGTTGTTTGGCAAACCAACACGGCCAACAACGGTGTGATTGGGTTCAAGTTGCTTGATAACGGCAACTTGGTATTATACGACGCTAATAACAATTTTGTATGGCAAAGTTTTGATTACCCTTCGGATACATTATTGGCCGGCCAGTCTCTTAAGGCCGGGTTAACTAATAAGCTCGTAAGTAACGCATCGCCTTCGAGCTATTTCGAAGGGAACTACACCTTAGAGATGAGCCCTAATAATGTGTCCTTATATTACAAGAGTTCAAACAATCCAACACCACTTCCTTACTACAGCTAG